The bacterium sequence AACGCCGGGCCTTTCACCGACAGTTTCGCGATCATCACGGGTCCGCCGCTGCCGGCGGGCGGGCCGTTGGTGCTGGAGAGCGTGATTGTTGATGATTCCCAGCCAAGCGCGGCGGCAAGCGTCCGCGGCACCAAAGCCGCCCGAAACACTGCCGAAATCCACCCGTGGCATGCCAGAATTACCCAAAGTCAGAAAACCGTTGCCGACAGCGAGGGGCTGCGCGAAGGCGCGAGGCAGATTCGTTTCAACCTCCAGATCAACAACTCGATCGCCGCGCAAGACTCGGGCAGCGGCTTGCGACCGTCCGGCAATGGCGACGGCATCCTCAACGGCGGCGAAATTGTCGATCTTTATCCGATCATCCGCAATGACGGGAACGAGGCCTTTGCCATCGGCACCTCACTGCAAAGCAACAGCCCGCACGCTGTCATCCTGGACGGCTACTCGTGGATCAATCAGATTTCGGCGGGCGAGACCGTGACTTTGCAGGATCCCTGGACGATCGGTCTGAAGCTGGACACGCGTGAGAATCTTGTGCTGGAATTCACCGTGTCGATTTGGCAACTGGTGGGAGAAACTTTCAGCGGGGCGTTCGCGCAAACCGCCGGCCCGCCGCTGCCACAGCCGCCACCCGCATTGCCGGGCGTTCTTTACGGGTCCGGCGGCCAACTGGAGAACGGGCGTTTATTTTCGATTGACCCCATAACCGGCGCGGGCACGGCCATCGGGCGGACCGGTTTCTACTATGTGCACGGCCTCGCGGCAAATGCCAGCGGCGAGATCTTTGCCTCGGGCAATGGCTGGGTCCTGTCGCGCATCCATCCGGCTACCGGCGCGGCGCTCTTCGCCGGGCGGTTCTTCGATGAAGCCAACGGACAATATTTGTACAGCGTCGGTGCGCTGGCTTTCGATGCCAATGATATTCTCTATGCGATTGACGCCAGCACCGGTTCACCCAACCTTTACCGTGTCGATCCCATGTCGGGAGCTGCCACGCTCATTGGATCCACCGGCGTGCCCAGCCTGATGGGCTTATCCTTCCACCCGATCAACAACGTTCTGTATGCCGCGCAGGGAAGAGACGCGGAGGGGATCTACACCATAGATCTCAACACTGCGAGCGCCACCCTGGTTGGGACTACGGGGTTGCAGAGTTCCATGCCGGATATCGCGTTTGGCGCCACCGGAACGCTTTTCGGCGTGACCGGCAGGCAGGGGCCCAACGCACGCCGATTGATCACCATTGACCCGCTGACGGCGCAGGGAAGCGTGGTTGGGCCGTTGGGCCTGCAGTCGGTTGCGGGGTTGACCTTTGCGAAGCCTCCCAAGCACGCGTGTGTAACCTATGACTTCCCCTTGGCCGGCGGTGGTTGGTATCTGGTTTCCCTGCCCATCGTGCCGTCCGATGCTTCACGGGAAGCGTTGTTTCCCCAATCTGTCGCAGCTTTCAAATGGGATTTCGCCAGCTCCTCATACCTCGCTACTGAGGAATTGCAGCCGGAACAGGCCTATTGGCTGCTCATGCTCGAAGCGGCAACGGTGGAAGTCTGCGGGGAGGCGATCTACCGGTATTCGCGGAACTACACGGCAGCGGGTTGGGATCTCCTGGGCGCGGTCATGAATCCCAGCGCGGTGACTGCGCAGCCTGCGGACGGCATCATCGCACTCTACGGCTGGGATCCGGCAGCCCAGAACTACCTTCCGGTCGATCCTCACATCGTCGAGCCCCGCCAGGGTTATTGGGCGTTTGTGTACAACGTCCCGTGCAGTGTGACCGTTGGCGGTGCCTTGGCAAGTGGCGAGGCAAAGGGCAAGGGGCAAGGGGCAAACGTGCGTGCTGGGGCGGAACTGGAAGCCTTCTATGCGAAATACGGCACGATGCCTCCTCCGCCGCCTTATGAACTGGCGGGCAACACATTCGCGCCGATTCCGGAGCAGTACGGCTTGTCGCAAGACTATCCCAATCCGTTCAACCCCGAGACCACGATTGAATATCAAGTGCCGCAAGCTGGGCGCGTGAGCTTGAAAGTTTACAATCTGCTCGGCCACGAGATTCGAACGCTGGTGGATCAGGACATGCCGGCAGGCTATCATCGCGTGAAGTGGGATGGCCGAAGCGAGTCCGGCCAAAAGCTGGAATCCGGCGTTTATCTGTATCGCCTCCGGGCCGGGGAGTTCGCGGAAACGCGCAAGACCCTGTTATTGAAATAGTAACTGGTTGCTCGTTGCTGGTTGCTCGTACTCTTACTCTTACTCGTACTCGCTGTTTAAAATTTCCGAAAAGCGAGTAGGAGTAGGAGTAGGAGTAGGAGTAGGAGTGGAAGACTCCCCTGCCAGAATGACAATAAAAAAAGGTAGCATAAGCAACTTAACATTGTGAAATTAGCACCTCACACAAAAGCGGGTGGAGCATGCGGGAAAACTCACCCCCAAATCATGGCTGGCGAAGCTGGCTGCTTGCGGCTATCGCCTGGCTGGCGTGCGGCGACGTGCTTCTTGCTCAAAGTGCGTACGAGAATCAAGTCATCCTCGTCAAGCTGACGGCGACGGCCGCGGAGCAACTGAATCTCCGGAGCATCGAGGGCATTGTCACGACCGGCCTGGCCTCGTTGGACGCCCTCAACCGCGACCACCGCGCCATATCAATGCGGCGGGTTTTTCGCCCGGCGGGAAAACATGAAGCCACGCACCTTGCCAAAGGCTTGCAGCGTTTCTACAAGCTTCAGTTTGCTGTGGAGGCGGAGGTGCAGGCTTTGGCGCGCATCTATGCGGCCGACGCGAATGTGGAATTCGCTCAACCGAATTGGCGCTATCATCTGCTGCGCGCCCCTGATGCGCTGTGCCTGTCCGATGATCCGATCTTTCCCAGTCAGTGGAATCTGCACAACACCGGCCAAACCGGCGGCACGCCTGACGCGGATCTCGATGCTCCGGAGGCTTGGTGTCTCGAGACCGGAAATCCCGATGCCGTGGTCAGCGTTTTGGATACCGGCATAGATCTCGATCACCCGGAGCTGGCCGCCAATATGTGGAGCAATCCCGGCGAAGTGGCGGGCAACGGTCTCGATGATGACGCCAACGGCTTCATCGACGACGTGCACGGCTGGGATTTTTCCGACGATGACAACAATCCCGACGACTATGATAACCACGGCACCCATGGCGCCGGCATCATTGCCGCCCGTGCCCACAATGGCCTCGGCATTGCCGGCATTGCCGGCGGCTGGGGCAATGTTGCCGGCGTCAGTTTGATGGCATGCAAAATCTTTCCGAATGCGTTCGACGACGTGATTGCCGAGGCTTTCGTTTATGCCGCTGACAATGGCAGCCGCCTCTCCAACAATGCCTGGGGCGGTGGCAATTGCCCTGCGCCTGTCATCGAAGGCGCCATCGACTATTTTCTCAGCGTGAGCGATGGTGTTGCCCTGTTTGGCGCCGGCGCTTCCAACTCAAGCAATCCCTGCCTTGGTTATCCGGCGTCCTATCCGCCGGTGGTTGCAGTGGCAGCACTCGATCATCACGACCGCAAAACCTCCTTCTCCAATTATGGAAATTGGATCGACGTCTCGGCGCCGGGCGTGAATATTTGGAGTACAACCATCGGCGGGTATGCTTCATACAATGGGACTTCGCCGGCTTGTGCGCATGCCACGGGCGTCGCGGCCTTGTTGCTTTCCAGCCATCCTGATTGGACCGGCGCGCAATTGCGCGCGCAGTTGGAGTCGAGCGCGGACAATGTTGACGCCGCGAATCCGGGCTTTGTGGGACTTTTGGGAAGCGGCCGGGTGAATGCATTCGAGGCCCTGAATGGCGCAGTTACGCCGCCGCTTTGCGTCACATACGAGTTTTCGATTGCAGCCGGCGCGTGGTATTTGATCTCTCTGCCGGTGATTCCGGACAGCAGTGCCGTGAACCTGCTGTTTCCGGGCGCAAGCGCGGCATTCGAGTGGAGTCAGGCAACACAGAG is a genomic window containing:
- a CDS encoding S8 family serine peptidase — encoded protein: MLLAQSAYENQVILVKLTATAAEQLNLRSIEGIVTTGLASLDALNRDHRAISMRRVFRPAGKHEATHLAKGLQRFYKLQFAVEAEVQALARIYAADANVEFAQPNWRYHLLRAPDALCLSDDPIFPSQWNLHNTGQTGGTPDADLDAPEAWCLETGNPDAVVSVLDTGIDLDHPELAANMWSNPGEVAGNGLDDDANGFIDDVHGWDFSDDDNNPDDYDNHGTHGAGIIAARAHNGLGIAGIAGGWGNVAGVSLMACKIFPNAFDDVIAEAFVYAADNGSRLSNNAWGGGNCPAPVIEGAIDYFLSVSDGVALFGAGASNSSNPCLGYPASYPPVVAVAALDHHDRKTSFSNYGNWIDVSAPGVNIWSTTIGGYASYNGTSPACAHATGVAALLLSSHPDWTGAQLRAQLESSADNVDAANPGFVGLLGSGRVNAFEALNGAVTPPLCVTYEFSIAAGAWYLISLPVIPDSSAVNLLFPGASAAFEWSQATQSYAQVTTLASEKAYWLLMPQAATVEICGQPLHSYARNYISPGWDLTGSVLESSPLVDHPEGSLIAMFRWNAEMQNYMPVSPFAVEPKQGYWILMLETPSTVTVGSGLARGKGQK
- a CDS encoding T9SS type A sorting domain-containing protein gives rise to the protein NAGPFTDSFAIITGPPLPAGGPLVLESVIVDDSQPSAAASVRGTKAARNTAEIHPWHARITQSQKTVADSEGLREGARQIRFNLQINNSIAAQDSGSGLRPSGNGDGILNGGEIVDLYPIIRNDGNEAFAIGTSLQSNSPHAVILDGYSWINQISAGETVTLQDPWTIGLKLDTRENLVLEFTVSIWQLVGETFSGAFAQTAGPPLPQPPPALPGVLYGSGGQLENGRLFSIDPITGAGTAIGRTGFYYVHGLAANASGEIFASGNGWVLSRIHPATGAALFAGRFFDEANGQYLYSVGALAFDANDILYAIDASTGSPNLYRVDPMSGAATLIGSTGVPSLMGLSFHPINNVLYAAQGRDAEGIYTIDLNTASATLVGTTGLQSSMPDIAFGATGTLFGVTGRQGPNARRLITIDPLTAQGSVVGPLGLQSVAGLTFAKPPKHACVTYDFPLAGGGWYLVSLPIVPSDASREALFPQSVAAFKWDFASSSYLATEELQPEQAYWLLMLEAATVEVCGEAIYRYSRNYTAAGWDLLGAVMNPSAVTAQPADGIIALYGWDPAAQNYLPVDPHIVEPRQGYWAFVYNVPCSVTVGGALASGEAKGKGQGANVRAGAELEAFYAKYGTMPPPPPYELAGNTFAPIPEQYGLSQDYPNPFNPETTIEYQVPQAGRVSLKVYNLLGHEIRTLVDQDMPAGYHRVKWDGRSESGQKLESGVYLYRLRAGEFAETRKTLLLK